A stretch of the Duncaniella dubosii genome encodes the following:
- the gcvPB gene encoding aminomethyl-transferring glycine dehydrogenase subunit GcvPB, whose translation MNKKYYGKVIFELSRPGRQGYSLPSNGCDDVLPTLPAGLLRQNAPQLPEVDELTAVRHYNNMSTNNFGVDTGFYPLGSCTMKYNPKINEEMASLPAFTSLHPFQPSATVQGALEAYYTLQRMLCEIGGMAEFTLNPYAGAHGELTGLMVIRAYHESRGDTKRTKVIVPDSAHGTNPASAAVAGLKVVEVKSLPDGTVDVNALRPLLDDTIAAVMMTNPNTVGIFEHNIPEIAEIVHACGALLYYDGANLNPLLGVARPGDMGFDVMHINLHKTFSTPHGGGGPGAGPVGVRAGLEQFLPNPRVVKHSGDDDPLFHLDFGTEKAPHALGRISSWLGNFAVELRALAYILSLGSDGLKLAGTLATLNANYVKESLRDLYALPIDRVCKHEFVFDGLANKSTGVTTLNVAKRLLDHGFHAPTIYFPLLFHESLMIEPTETESKETLDEFIAVMRDIAREAAEDPETVKNAPLETPIRKPDDTAAALNPVVTFAELD comes from the coding sequence ATGAATAAGAAATATTACGGAAAAGTAATTTTTGAGCTCTCACGTCCGGGACGTCAGGGCTATAGTCTGCCGTCAAACGGTTGTGACGACGTGCTTCCCACACTCCCTGCCGGACTGTTGCGCCAAAACGCTCCGCAGCTTCCGGAAGTAGACGAACTGACAGCAGTCAGACACTACAACAACATGTCGACCAATAATTTTGGCGTTGACACCGGATTCTATCCTCTTGGTTCATGCACCATGAAGTATAATCCGAAGATCAACGAGGAAATGGCTTCTCTTCCGGCTTTCACGTCGCTTCATCCTTTCCAGCCGTCAGCGACTGTACAAGGTGCGCTCGAAGCCTACTACACCTTACAGCGGATGCTGTGTGAAATAGGCGGTATGGCCGAATTTACCCTCAATCCCTATGCCGGTGCACACGGAGAACTGACAGGCCTGATGGTCATACGTGCCTATCATGAAAGCCGTGGAGACACGAAGCGTACAAAAGTGATAGTCCCAGATTCAGCTCACGGAACTAACCCCGCATCAGCTGCTGTAGCCGGACTCAAGGTTGTCGAAGTCAAGAGTCTGCCGGACGGCACTGTCGATGTCAATGCTCTCCGCCCGTTGCTTGACGACACTATTGCTGCTGTAATGATGACCAATCCCAATACAGTCGGGATTTTCGAACATAATATACCGGAAATAGCCGAGATAGTCCACGCCTGTGGCGCACTTCTCTATTATGATGGTGCAAATCTCAACCCGCTCCTCGGAGTGGCACGTCCGGGGGACATGGGATTTGATGTGATGCACATCAACCTTCACAAGACCTTCTCCACACCTCATGGCGGAGGCGGTCCGGGTGCAGGGCCTGTCGGAGTACGTGCAGGGCTCGAACAGTTCCTGCCAAATCCCCGTGTCGTAAAACACAGCGGTGACGACGATCCACTTTTCCATCTTGATTTCGGCACAGAGAAAGCCCCACACGCGCTCGGGCGCATATCATCGTGGCTCGGAAATTTCGCAGTCGAACTGCGTGCGCTTGCCTACATCCTTTCACTCGGCAGCGACGGTCTGAAACTTGCCGGCACACTCGCGACATTAAATGCGAATTATGTCAAGGAATCATTGCGCGACCTTTATGCTCTGCCGATTGACCGTGTGTGCAAACATGAGTTTGTGTTCGACGGACTTGCCAATAAATCGACCGGGGTCACCACTCTGAATGTGGCCAAGCGTCTTCTTGATCATGGCTTCCATGCACCGACCATCTATTTCCCGCTTCTATTCCATGAATCTCTCATGATAGAGCCTACGGAAACGGAAAGCAAGGAGACTCTTGATGAGTTCATCGCGGTTATGCGCGACATAGCCCGTGAAGCAGCAGAAGATCCCGAAACGGTTAAGAACGCTCCACTTGAGACTCCAATCCGAAAGCCAGACGACACTGCCGCCGCTCTTAATCCTGTGGTTACTTTTGCCGAACTTGACTGA
- the gcvPA gene encoding aminomethyl-transferring glycine dehydrogenase subunit GcvPA, giving the protein MTHRYFPHTPEDIAAMLERCNMKSLDELYSDVPESLKLKRDYDLQPQMSEKEVRDFFEELAVRNQPLTCFAGAGFYDHYTPAVVQSLASRSEFLTAYTPYQPEISQGTLQYIFEYQSMMTQLTGMEVSNASMYDGTTAVAEAMLMAISHARKRNRVLVSATLNPIYREVIDTYARYHGVRVDTIAEKDGVTDLDTMREMLADGDVAGVIVATPNFYGILEDYTGVADMVHAAKALLIMTAPASTLGVIRTPGEWGADIAAGEAQSLGMPLNFGGPYLGYICCSKALIRKLPGRIVGATTDADGQRVFVLTLQAREQHIRRDKATSNICSNQGLMALYVAMYLSLMGAKGLREVNELSAAGAHYLASRLVETGAFELKYPDRPFLNEFVVRFKGEVKLADFVEVCNSCGCLPGVMISEDELLVCVTETRTKEEIDRYVWRAETFSKATVPAMNGGVAANEMSN; this is encoded by the coding sequence GTGACCCACAGATATTTCCCCCATACTCCCGAGGATATCGCTGCAATGCTCGAACGCTGTAATATGAAGAGCCTCGACGAGCTTTACAGCGATGTCCCTGAAAGTCTGAAACTGAAGCGCGATTATGACCTTCAGCCTCAGATGAGCGAAAAAGAGGTCCGCGATTTTTTTGAGGAACTTGCAGTCCGAAACCAGCCTTTGACATGCTTTGCCGGCGCGGGCTTCTACGACCATTATACACCTGCCGTCGTCCAGTCACTCGCATCGCGCTCTGAATTTCTGACTGCCTATACTCCATATCAGCCGGAAATTTCACAAGGCACACTGCAATACATCTTCGAATACCAGTCAATGATGACACAGCTGACAGGTATGGAAGTTTCGAATGCCTCGATGTATGACGGCACGACTGCAGTGGCCGAAGCAATGCTGATGGCGATAAGCCACGCACGCAAAAGAAACCGTGTGCTCGTTTCGGCGACACTCAATCCGATTTACCGCGAAGTCATAGACACATACGCACGTTACCACGGAGTCCGTGTGGATACTATCGCAGAAAAGGATGGTGTCACCGACCTCGATACCATGCGAGAAATGCTTGCCGATGGTGATGTGGCCGGAGTGATTGTCGCAACTCCGAATTTCTATGGAATCCTTGAAGACTACACAGGTGTTGCCGACATGGTTCACGCAGCCAAAGCTCTGCTCATCATGACCGCTCCCGCTTCAACACTCGGTGTCATACGTACTCCCGGAGAATGGGGTGCTGACATTGCCGCAGGTGAGGCTCAGTCTCTTGGCATGCCCCTTAATTTCGGAGGTCCTTATCTGGGTTACATCTGTTGCAGCAAGGCTCTCATCCGCAAACTACCCGGCCGTATAGTCGGAGCTACAACCGATGCTGACGGACAGCGCGTGTTTGTGCTCACACTTCAGGCCCGCGAGCAGCATATCCGTCGTGACAAAGCCACATCCAATATCTGCTCGAACCAAGGTCTGATGGCGCTCTATGTGGCCATGTATCTTTCTCTGATGGGTGCAAAAGGTTTGCGTGAAGTCAACGAACTGTCGGCTGCCGGTGCGCACTATCTCGCATCCCGGCTTGTCGAGACGGGAGCATTTGAGCTCAAATATCCCGACAGACCGTTCCTAAATGAATTTGTGGTGCGTTTCAAGGGAGAGGTCAAACTCGCTGATTTTGTAGAGGTATGTAATTCCTGCGGTTGTCTGCCCGGAGTGATGATATCGGAAGACGAACTTCTTGTCTGCGTTACCGAAACACGTACAAAGGAAGAAATCGACCGCTATGTCTGGCGCGCTGAAACTTTCTCAAAAGCGACCGTTCCTGCGATGAACGGTGGTGTTGCAGCTAATGAAATGTCAAACTGA
- the gcvH gene encoding glycine cleavage system protein GcvH, translated as MSKTYYSPTHEYVTVDGNIGYIGISDYAQHALGNVVYVDMPEQGDDLEAGEEFGAVESVKAASDLFAPVSGAVIESNEQLIDNPRLINEDAMANWIVKIELTDPSELENLMDEEAYRAHCEAEKH; from the coding sequence ATGAGCAAGACATATTATTCTCCTACCCACGAATATGTAACGGTTGACGGTAACATCGGTTATATCGGCATCAGCGATTACGCACAGCATGCACTTGGAAATGTCGTTTATGTCGACATGCCGGAGCAAGGCGATGACCTTGAAGCAGGCGAGGAATTCGGCGCAGTGGAAAGTGTCAAGGCTGCCAGCGACCTGTTTGCCCCGGTAAGCGGTGCTGTTATTGAGTCAAACGAACAGCTAATTGACAACCCGCGTCTTATCAACGAGGATGCAATGGCCAACTGGATTGTCAAAATTGAGCTGACTGACCCGTCTGAACTTGAAAATCTTATGGACGAAGAAGCTTATCGCGCACACTGCGAAGCTGAAAAGCACTGA
- the gcvT gene encoding glycine cleavage system aminomethyltransferase GcvT, with protein MEELRKTCLHDKHVSLGAQMSPFGGFDMPIQYSGIVEEHNAVRKACGVFDVSHMGEVTVTGAEAEKFVNYIFSNDVAPLDKGGILYGMMLNHEGGVVDDLLVYKRGENSFLLVINASNIAKDVAWIEEQAKAFDANVENVSDTTGEIAVQGPEAEAALENILDIPCKELSFYTFKELDYNGSPMIVSRTGYTGEDGFEIYTDHETTRKLWDKLIDSGKVTPCGLGCRDTLRFEVGLPLYGDELADDITPVEACLSMFVKLDKPEFIGRDVIARQKAEGAPRKLVGLELLDRAIPRHGYEVLNADDEVIGYVTTGYRGISVDKSIAAALIETKYAVKDNELKVRIRRKTFPAKVVAKKFYKKSYKK; from the coding sequence ATGGAAGAATTAAGAAAAACATGCCTTCATGACAAACATGTCAGTCTTGGCGCTCAAATGAGCCCGTTTGGAGGTTTCGACATGCCAATCCAGTATTCCGGTATTGTCGAAGAACACAACGCCGTCCGTAAGGCCTGCGGTGTTTTTGATGTCTCTCACATGGGCGAAGTGACCGTTACAGGTGCGGAGGCCGAGAAATTCGTAAATTATATTTTCTCAAATGACGTCGCCCCGCTTGACAAAGGTGGTATCCTGTATGGAATGATGCTGAATCACGAGGGTGGAGTCGTTGATGATCTCCTTGTCTATAAACGTGGAGAAAACAGTTTCCTCCTTGTTATAAATGCCTCGAACATAGCCAAGGATGTGGCATGGATTGAGGAACAGGCCAAGGCTTTTGATGCCAATGTTGAAAATGTAAGCGATACGACAGGCGAAATTGCCGTGCAAGGGCCAGAGGCTGAAGCGGCGCTTGAAAACATATTGGACATTCCATGCAAGGAACTCTCATTTTATACTTTTAAAGAACTTGACTATAATGGTTCTCCCATGATTGTCAGTCGTACCGGTTATACAGGCGAAGACGGATTTGAAATCTATACCGATCATGAGACAACCCGAAAGCTATGGGATAAACTCATTGATTCAGGCAAGGTTACTCCTTGTGGCCTCGGCTGCCGTGATACTCTTCGTTTTGAAGTAGGACTGCCTCTATATGGCGATGAGCTTGCTGACGATATAACACCTGTCGAGGCATGTCTGTCTATGTTTGTCAAGCTTGATAAACCTGAATTTATCGGACGTGATGTCATCGCACGTCAGAAGGCTGAAGGAGCTCCACGTAAACTTGTTGGACTGGAACTGTTGGATCGCGCTATTCCACGCCACGGCTATGAAGTGCTCAATGCTGATGACGAAGTGATAGGCTATGTCACAACCGGCTATCGTGGAATTTCGGTTGACAAGAGTATTGCTGCCGCATTGATTGAAACAAAGTATGCCGTCAAGGACAATGAACTTAAAGTACGCATCCGCCGCAAAACTTTCCCGGCAAAAGTCGTAGCTAAAAAGTTCTATAAGAAATCATATAAAAAATAA
- a CDS encoding lipoate--protein ligase gives MDLVIINDLHPRKLAFYLAEEEYLARRYPDRDFFFAWQVNPSVIIGRNQLLEKEINVDYCHDNGVEIFRRKSGGGAVLADMNNIMFSYVTSSDDVCSTFSEYTSMVATALRNLGLDASDNSRNDILIGDRKVSGNAYYHLPGRSIVHGTMLYDYDPVLMSNTLRPSKTKLASHGVQSTRSRVTTIKEHLPDLSISDFLDHILKTVASNGNTLVLTDDDIRAIEKIEQEYYVPTWLAGKNPRGTVEHSERMDVIGEINVNMSVSKGLIETIVLTGDFLENSEAEAAISKALVGIAYEREPVRAALREIDLNALIPGMTIDKFVTLIF, from the coding sequence ATGGACTTAGTCATAATAAATGACTTGCACCCACGCAAGCTTGCTTTCTATCTTGCAGAGGAGGAATATCTGGCTCGACGTTATCCTGACAGGGATTTTTTCTTTGCATGGCAGGTAAATCCCTCTGTCATCATCGGTAGAAACCAGTTGCTCGAAAAAGAGATTAACGTGGACTATTGCCATGACAACGGTGTGGAAATTTTCCGTCGAAAAAGTGGCGGAGGGGCTGTGCTCGCCGACATGAATAACATCATGTTCTCCTATGTGACATCATCTGATGATGTCTGTAGCACTTTCAGCGAATATACTTCGATGGTAGCGACCGCTCTCAGGAATCTTGGGCTTGATGCTTCCGATAATTCTCGAAATGACATACTGATAGGTGACCGCAAAGTGTCGGGCAATGCCTATTATCACCTTCCGGGACGAAGCATAGTACATGGGACAATGCTCTATGATTATGACCCTGTTCTGATGTCAAATACTCTCCGGCCATCTAAAACAAAACTTGCGTCACACGGTGTTCAGTCAACCCGAAGCAGAGTGACTACCATAAAAGAACATTTACCTGATCTTTCTATTTCCGATTTCCTTGACCATATACTGAAAACAGTGGCCAGCAACGGAAATACTCTTGTCCTTACTGATGACGACATCCGGGCCATTGAAAAAATCGAACAGGAATACTATGTTCCGACATGGCTCGCAGGTAAAAATCCAAGAGGAACTGTAGAGCACAGCGAGAGGATGGACGTAATAGGGGAGATAAACGTTAATATGTCGGTGTCTAAGGGTCTTATTGAAACAATTGTTCTCACCGGTGACTTTTTGGAAAATTCCGAAGCGGAAGCTGCTATATCGAAAGCTCTTGTCGGGATAGCCTATGAAAGAGAGCCTGTAAGGGCCGCACTCAGGGAGATAGATCTCAACGCTCTTATCCCCGGAATGACAATCGACAAATTCGTCACTCTGATTTTCTGA
- the rmuC gene encoding DNA recombination protein RmuC gives MVISIVFALAMTVIAAIEFLYLRKSLLKINELNAENMRLQLESEKARAEVQSSIASLTASLTESRKNCDSLTERLNISTDQLASSREENSSLHTRLELLDKEISRREDEAIKQEEKRREQEALLESRFKNLANDILRQNTADLKTQNEERLSEILAPLRMNIDEFRKTVSDTYNNEARERFSLSERIKELVDLNQSISRQARELSEALRGDSKVQGDWGEMVLESILENSGLQKGVEYFTQATTDSDGNVLRNEDGTMLRPDVVVKYPDGRFVVIDSKVSLTAFVDYANADNEEIRDGAAMRHVRSVKKHIDELARKRYQEYVGDAKLDFVMMFIPNEPAYIAAMRLDPSLWQEAYDRQVLIVSPTHLVSGLKLIAQLWSRDRHTKNAITIAEEAGKMYDKFADFTKDMERIEKAIGSTRKAYDDAMTKLTTGTGNLVNRALNLQKLGVKASKQLAASTLKESNTEE, from the coding sequence ATGGTAATCTCAATTGTTTTTGCATTGGCCATGACGGTCATTGCAGCTATCGAATTCTTATATTTACGTAAATCGTTGCTGAAAATTAATGAACTCAACGCAGAGAATATGCGTCTGCAACTGGAGTCGGAAAAAGCACGTGCTGAAGTGCAGAGCTCTATAGCCTCACTCACGGCTAGCCTTACAGAATCACGTAAGAACTGCGACAGCCTTACAGAACGGCTGAACATCTCAACAGACCAGCTGGCTTCATCGCGCGAAGAGAATTCATCTCTACATACGCGCCTTGAGCTTCTCGATAAGGAAATCAGCCGGAGAGAAGATGAGGCCATAAAGCAGGAGGAAAAACGCAGAGAACAAGAGGCGTTGCTCGAAAGCCGTTTCAAAAATCTGGCTAACGATATCCTGCGTCAGAACACCGCAGACCTTAAGACCCAGAATGAGGAACGACTCAGCGAGATTCTTGCCCCGTTGCGAATGAATATCGACGAATTCCGCAAAACAGTCTCAGACACCTACAACAATGAAGCCCGTGAGCGTTTCTCATTGTCAGAACGAATCAAGGAACTTGTCGATCTGAACCAGTCTATCTCGCGGCAGGCCCGTGAACTCTCTGAGGCTCTTCGTGGCGACAGCAAGGTGCAGGGCGACTGGGGCGAAATGGTGCTCGAATCAATACTTGAAAATTCCGGATTGCAAAAAGGTGTAGAATATTTCACGCAGGCGACAACCGACAGTGACGGCAATGTGCTGCGTAATGAGGACGGAACTATGTTGCGTCCGGATGTCGTAGTTAAATATCCCGACGGACGTTTCGTAGTGATTGACTCAAAAGTCTCATTAACTGCATTTGTCGATTATGCCAACGCTGACAACGAGGAGATTCGCGACGGTGCGGCCATGCGCCACGTCCGTTCCGTCAAGAAGCATATTGACGAACTTGCCCGCAAACGCTATCAGGAATATGTAGGAGATGCAAAACTTGATTTCGTCATGATGTTTATTCCGAATGAACCTGCCTATATTGCAGCGATGCGTCTTGATCCGTCATTGTGGCAGGAGGCTTATGACCGTCAGGTACTCATCGTATCCCCTACACATCTCGTTTCCGGGCTTAAACTCATAGCGCAGCTCTGGAGTCGTGACCGCCATACGAAAAATGCAATCACCATCGCTGAAGAAGCCGGTAAGATGTATGACAAGTTCGCAGACTTTACAAAAGACATGGAACGCATTGAGAAAGCCATCGGATCTACGCGCAAAGCCTACGACGATGCCATGACCAAACTCACAACTGGCACAGGCAATCTCGTCAACCGCGCACTCAATCTCCAGAAACTCGGTGTGAAAGCCTCGAAGCAGCTCGCCGCTTCTACTCTCAAAGAGTCCAATACAGAGGAATAA
- a CDS encoding PH domain-containing protein — MNPRFRSVQIVSAVIAYSLLAVLALLLLLVDTYWWCIAAEIVITVSFIINLKILRKAYKFKGYALREHDITYRGGVIFPKITTVPFSKIQQVSIKQNPVSKYFGLSAIDIVNGAQVLSSLAIQGLTKEKADAIKNVITQRLNNNHD, encoded by the coding sequence GTGAATCCGAGATTCAGGTCGGTGCAGATTGTAAGTGCGGTAATCGCATACTCTCTGTTGGCTGTCCTAGCGTTGCTGCTGCTCCTTGTCGACACCTATTGGTGGTGCATCGCTGCCGAAATAGTGATTACTGTATCGTTCATCATCAATCTTAAAATACTCAGGAAAGCATATAAATTTAAGGGATATGCACTCCGCGAGCATGACATCACATATCGTGGAGGAGTGATATTTCCAAAAATTACAACAGTGCCGTTCTCCAAAATACAACAGGTCAGCATTAAGCAGAACCCCGTGTCAAAGTATTTCGGTCTATCCGCAATAGATATAGTCAACGGGGCACAAGTTTTGTCGTCGCTTGCCATCCAAGGTCTCACCAAGGAAAAGGCCGATGCAATCAAGAATGTCATAACACAAAGGCTGAATAATAATCATGACTGA
- a CDS encoding PH domain-containing protein encodes MTDFSVPQRMGFGAFVIYFLKFFRLTFNASIIYMAYTLFQSDGDLTKTILKIAAIVGCTTIFALILASLAIFQMKFHVEDGNLIYRHNLISRATTTIPLSRIHTLRTRQGLLYRLFDLRGVLFDTLAAKEEEIELVLSESDWQSLLTRIERQELTQSAVSNMPPAYNPSSFIEFSNKDLVFDALCQNHLKGMVILGGFVSVIFNTLSDFSENSIELIEGYIKSHFDQFALSVTGVALIMACTYIVSLVLWLGKVLLRYYNLSLTYNSKMLTFSHGLFSRLSSRFTRDKICTVWIKLNYFEKRFGLSTIALRQALNSSAKKEDDNLKIYGRDHYDFFLSWWLGQDYGQEADIATAKSGKGVISRSLLSDVLLSSVAIAVLWHFGLYVWTILPATYLLAGIPKGILTMRHSHITLKESYLIVNNGCFAETKNYLKYDNIEVVRVTRTPLSRFTGRVSLSISTTGTTFTVRSLRQEQAMNIYELLLAKPQK; translated from the coding sequence ATGACTGACTTCTCCGTTCCTCAAAGGATGGGCTTCGGCGCGTTCGTCATCTATTTTCTGAAGTTCTTCAGACTTACCTTTAACGCCTCGATCATCTACATGGCATACACGCTATTTCAATCAGACGGAGACTTAACCAAAACCATCCTGAAGATTGCAGCCATAGTCGGGTGTACTACTATTTTTGCGCTGATTCTTGCTTCACTGGCAATTTTTCAGATGAAATTTCATGTCGAAGACGGTAATCTCATCTATCGTCACAACCTGATCAGCCGTGCCACCACCACAATTCCTCTTAGCCGCATACACACGTTGCGCACCCGACAGGGTCTTCTCTATCGACTCTTCGACCTCAGAGGCGTTCTTTTCGATACGCTTGCAGCCAAGGAAGAGGAAATAGAACTCGTTCTCAGCGAGTCAGACTGGCAAAGCTTGCTTACCCGGATTGAGCGACAAGAACTTACGCAGTCCGCTGTCTCCAACATGCCGCCTGCCTACAATCCATCATCCTTCATAGAATTCAGCAACAAGGACCTTGTGTTTGACGCGCTGTGTCAGAACCATTTGAAAGGGATGGTGATATTGGGTGGATTTGTATCTGTCATTTTCAACACTCTGTCGGACTTTTCTGAAAACAGCATTGAGTTAATCGAGGGCTATATCAAATCGCATTTCGACCAATTCGCCTTGTCAGTGACAGGCGTAGCCTTGATTATGGCATGTACATACATAGTGTCGCTTGTGCTGTGGCTTGGAAAGGTGCTTCTGCGATACTACAATCTTTCGCTTACCTACAACAGCAAAATGCTTACTTTCAGTCACGGGCTATTCTCTCGCCTTAGCAGCCGTTTCACCCGCGATAAGATATGTACGGTCTGGATCAAACTTAATTATTTCGAAAAGCGATTCGGTCTTTCCACCATCGCTCTGAGACAGGCACTGAACTCAAGCGCAAAGAAAGAGGATGATAACCTGAAGATTTACGGACGTGACCATTACGACTTTTTCCTCAGCTGGTGGCTCGGACAGGACTACGGTCAGGAGGCAGACATCGCCACTGCGAAATCCGGCAAAGGAGTAATATCACGCTCATTGTTATCCGATGTGCTTCTCTCCTCCGTAGCCATAGCGGTGCTTTGGCATTTCGGGCTATACGTCTGGACCATCCTTCCTGCCACATACTTGTTGGCTGGCATACCCAAAGGAATCTTGACAATGCGTCACAGCCATATCACTCTTAAAGAGTCGTATCTCATTGTCAACAACGGATGCTTCGCCGAGACAAAGAATTATCTGAAATATGACAACATTGAGGTCGTGAGAGTTACCCGGACTCCCTTGTCGCGATTTACAGGCCGTGTTTCGCTCTCCATTTCAACAACAGGAACCACATTCACCGTCAGAAGTCTCAGACAGGAACAAGCCATGAATATCTACGAGCTTCTGCTCGCCAAGCCCCAAAAATAG
- a CDS encoding SO_0444 family Cu/Zn efflux transporter produces MNISHFFYSLFSIVNEMSPYILLGFIIAGFLHVFVKPQMMARHLAGGGTMPVVKAALLGIPLPLCSCGVLPTAVSLRRQGASKGAVTSFLIATPQTGVDSIAATYSLLGLPFALLRPVGALLGAMLGGVGVQKFDKSDEDVPQACNLAACSDREMSESHVPFSRKCTEALRYGLVDMVGNVGKWLVIGLVIAALITVLVPDELFLGLADYPLLAMLMMVVVSVPMYVCATGSIPIALSLIAKGLTPGVGFVLLMAGPAANFASMMILSKSIGRRSTLIYAGSVIVTSLVFGLMIDYLLPREWFMPAITGHVASCHEEFGLFETLCSVVLLGLLAYTAIKSNRSHHSHEYLSESEIKNSENYMKQVFNIEGMECAHCAGVVRKAVSAIEGIENVSVDHTAGTLIVEGNFTSDKIKDVVYAAGFAVKG; encoded by the coding sequence ATGAATATCTCACATTTTTTCTATTCTCTTTTCTCCATAGTAAACGAGATGTCGCCCTATATACTACTGGGCTTCATCATAGCCGGATTCCTGCACGTATTTGTCAAACCTCAGATGATGGCACGCCATCTTGCCGGGGGAGGAACCATGCCGGTAGTGAAGGCCGCTCTGCTCGGTATACCATTGCCGTTATGTTCTTGCGGTGTCCTTCCAACAGCTGTATCGCTTCGCAGACAGGGCGCATCGAAAGGAGCGGTAACATCATTCCTTATAGCCACTCCGCAGACCGGTGTCGACAGCATAGCTGCAACATATTCCTTGTTGGGACTGCCATTCGCTTTATTACGCCCTGTAGGCGCACTTCTCGGAGCAATGCTCGGTGGTGTCGGTGTGCAGAAATTTGATAAGTCAGACGAAGATGTTCCACAGGCATGTAATCTTGCGGCATGCAGTGACAGAGAGATGTCAGAATCTCACGTGCCGTTCAGCCGTAAATGTACTGAGGCATTGCGTTACGGACTGGTTGATATGGTCGGAAATGTCGGCAAATGGCTTGTCATAGGATTGGTGATTGCCGCTCTGATAACAGTCCTCGTCCCTGACGAACTTTTCCTTGGATTAGCGGATTATCCATTGCTTGCGATGCTGATGATGGTTGTGGTTTCTGTCCCGATGTATGTATGTGCGACTGGATCAATTCCTATCGCTCTGTCGCTAATTGCCAAGGGGCTTACTCCCGGAGTCGGGTTTGTATTGCTTATGGCAGGGCCTGCCGCCAATTTTGCCTCGATGATGATTTTATCGAAATCAATCGGACGACGCAGCACTTTGATTTATGCAGGTTCTGTGATCGTGACATCGCTTGTATTCGGACTGATGATTGACTATCTTCTTCCACGCGAATGGTTCATGCCTGCCATAACCGGCCATGTGGCTTCCTGCCATGAAGAATTCGGATTGTTTGAAACTCTATGCAGTGTAGTCTTGCTCGGACTTTTGGCCTATACTGCAATCAAATCAAACAGATCTCACCACAGTCATGAATATTTATCTGAATCGGAAATTAAAAACAGTGAAAATTATATGAAACAGGTATTTAATATCGAAGGCATGGAATGTGCCCATTGCGCCGGAGTAGTGCGTAAAGCAGTCTCGGCAATCGAAGGAATTGAAAATGTATCGGTCGACCATACAGCCGGAACACTGATTGTCGAAGGTAATTTTACCTCTGATAAAATAAAGGATGTGGTCTATGCAGCCGGATTTGCAGTGAAGGGCTAA